In Thermoleophilia bacterium, one DNA window encodes the following:
- a CDS encoding glutathione S-transferase N-terminal domain-containing protein, which produces MDKARLYNIPASHPGFTAALMLDAKSVPFKRIDLLPVVHKAVLRGLGFPGTTVPALKIDGRKVQGTVAIARELDRVSPEPPLLPEDPALRGQVLGAEKFGDEELQHPIRQILWWLLKRNSKPMASYLEGSHTGIPIPIATKTAWPLVEGAAWFNKSTDENVRAALAGLPDQLDLLDAWIAEGVLGGDQLNAADYQVATSIGLAMTVGDLRPLIENRPIGKLANRVIPDYPGSMPPGLPDAWLAPLRS; this is translated from the coding sequence ATGGACAAAGCGAGGCTTTACAACATCCCGGCATCCCACCCCGGATTCACGGCGGCGCTGATGCTCGATGCCAAGTCGGTTCCCTTCAAACGGATCGACCTCCTTCCGGTCGTTCACAAGGCGGTGCTCAGGGGCCTCGGCTTCCCCGGAACCACGGTCCCGGCGCTGAAGATCGACGGACGCAAGGTCCAGGGGACCGTGGCGATCGCCCGCGAGCTCGACCGGGTCAGCCCGGAGCCCCCGCTGCTACCGGAAGATCCGGCCCTCCGCGGACAGGTCCTGGGAGCCGAGAAGTTCGGTGACGAGGAACTCCAGCACCCGATCCGCCAGATCCTCTGGTGGCTGCTCAAGCGAAACAGCAAGCCGATGGCCAGCTACCTCGAAGGCTCCCACACCGGGATTCCGATCCCGATTGCAACCAAGACCGCCTGGCCGCTGGTCGAGGGCGCAGCCTGGTTCAACAAGTCCACCGACGAGAATGTGCGTGCCGCCCTCGCCGGCCTGCCCGATCAGCTCGACCTGCTCGACGCCTGGATCGCGGAAGGCGTGCTCGGTGGAGACCAGCTCAATGCCGCCGACTACCAGGTGGCCACCTCGATCGGGCTCGCGATGACTGTCGGTGACCTCCGGCCCCTCATCGAGAACCGACCGATCGGCAAGCTCGCCAATCGGGTCATTCCGGACTACCCGGGTTCGATGCCGCCCGGACTGCCCGATGCCTGGCTCGCCCCGCTGAGGTCCTAG
- the folB gene encoding dihydroneopterin aldolase, with protein MPFSGHPNPLVTIELRGVSVRTHHGVSGAEREVGQRMVFDVDLTLLDCVATETDELAGTTDYGAVTEYLVEIATERSYLTLERLTAVIAERFLERFNVSLVRIRAAKPEPPVPTLMDDAAVELILRREPEPGNE; from the coding sequence ATGCCGTTCTCGGGCCACCCCAATCCACTTGTGACGATCGAACTCCGCGGCGTCTCGGTGCGAACCCATCACGGGGTCTCTGGGGCCGAACGGGAGGTGGGACAGAGGATGGTCTTCGACGTCGACCTGACGCTCCTCGACTGCGTCGCGACCGAAACCGACGAACTCGCCGGCACCACTGACTACGGCGCGGTGACCGAGTACCTGGTTGAGATCGCGACCGAGCGGAGCTATCTGACATTGGAACGCCTGACCGCGGTGATCGCCGAACGGTTCCTCGAGCGCTTCAACGTGAGCCTGGTGCGCATCCGCGCCGCCAAGCCGGAGCCGCCGGTCCCGACCTTGATGGATGACGCCGCGGTCGAGCTGATCCTCAGACGCGAGCCCGAACCGGGCAACGAGTAG
- the folP gene encoding dihydropteroate synthase, producing the protein MGIVNVTPDSFSDGGEFFDAAKAIAHGQELIEAGADVLDIGGESTRPGAEAVPADEELRRIVPVVEGLAGTVPVSIDTAKASVAAAAIDRGATIVNDVTGLRGDDGMAGLCAERGVEVVLMHMLGTPRTMQDDPTYSDVVTEVRDFLLGRAELAVRAGIDRGKIWIDPGIGFGKTLGHNLALLEATEDFAATGLPVLIGPSRKAFIGKIDGSAEDERLGGTIAACLEAFRGGAAMVRVHDVAPVVQALRVAGAIKAQADGGQ; encoded by the coding sequence ATGGGCATAGTCAATGTCACGCCCGACTCGTTTTCGGACGGGGGTGAGTTCTTTGATGCCGCCAAGGCGATTGCCCATGGCCAAGAGCTGATCGAGGCTGGTGCTGACGTGCTTGACATCGGTGGGGAATCGACCCGGCCCGGTGCCGAGGCAGTCCCGGCCGATGAAGAGCTGCGACGGATCGTTCCCGTGGTCGAAGGCCTGGCCGGAACGGTTCCGGTCTCGATCGACACGGCCAAGGCTTCGGTGGCGGCTGCCGCGATCGACCGCGGGGCCACGATCGTCAACGATGTGACCGGCCTCCGCGGGGATGACGGGATGGCCGGGCTCTGCGCCGAGCGAGGGGTGGAGGTCGTGCTGATGCACATGCTTGGCACCCCCCGGACGATGCAGGACGACCCCACCTACAGCGACGTGGTCACCGAAGTCCGGGATTTCCTGCTCGGGCGCGCCGAGCTGGCGGTCCGGGCGGGAATCGACCGCGGAAAGATCTGGATCGATCCCGGGATCGGATTCGGCAAGACGCTCGGGCACAACCTCGCCCTGCTCGAGGCGACCGAGGACTTTGCAGCGACCGGCCTGCCCGTCCTGATCGGCCCTTCACGCAAGGCTTTCATCGGCAAGATCGACGGTTCGGCTGAAGACGAACGGCTGGGCGGAACGATCGCCGCCTGTCTTGAAGCCTTCCGTGGCGGCGCGGCCATGGTCCGGGTCCACGACGTGGCCCCGGTGGTCCAGGCGCTGCGTGTCGCGGGAGCGATCAAGGCTCAGGCAGACGGCGGACAGTAG
- the folK gene encoding 2-amino-4-hydroxy-6-hydroxymethyldihydropteridine diphosphokinase translates to MAGRTAYLGLGSNIGDRYGHLNAAIRSLRDHGLTIEAVSSAYETEPVGEILDQPDFLNAAVRVTTDLEPEALLDVLKAVEAERGRETGLPRHSPREIDVDLLLLGDLEFESERLTLPHREVTSRRFVLVPLLELDPDLATPAGRRLGSALEDLPDGDDAVRLAGTLEP, encoded by the coding sequence ATGGCAGGGCGAACCGCGTATCTCGGCCTCGGCTCGAACATCGGTGACCGGTACGGGCATCTGAACGCGGCCATCCGCTCACTCCGCGACCACGGACTGACGATCGAAGCTGTCTCGTCTGCGTACGAGACCGAGCCGGTCGGCGAGATCCTCGACCAGCCCGACTTCCTCAACGCGGCGGTCCGGGTCACCACCGACCTCGAACCCGAAGCCCTGCTTGACGTGCTCAAGGCGGTCGAGGCCGAGCGCGGCCGCGAAACCGGGTTGCCGCGACACTCACCGCGGGAGATCGACGTCGACCTGCTGCTGCTGGGCGATCTCGAGTTCGAATCGGAACGGCTCACCCTGCCACACCGCGAAGTGACCAGCCGCCGCTTCGTCCTGGTGCCGCTGCTCGAGCTTGATCCGGACTTGGCAACACCGGCCGGAAGGCGACTCGGTTCGGCTCTCGAAGATCTGCCCGACGGCGACGACGCCGTCCGGCTTGCCGGGACCCTCGAGCCCTAG
- a CDS encoding flavin monoamine oxidase family protein: protein MESVDTDVAVIGAGLAGLSAARALEAAGFDVAVIEARDRVGGRTVNEPIGDGKIVELGGQWVGPGQDRILALIPELGLETFPTFGEGRNLIERRGRVKAYSGTIPKVNPVALAEVGIALKRIDRLAAKVDPGRPWESELAHLDRMTFDTWMRRHVRTAAARDLMRLAIEAVWAAEPEDVSMLHMLFYVRSAGSLDLLLDTEGGAQDSRVLGGTQLISKRLAEGLARPVSLESPVRRILWSGDRIMVLADGLQVTADEVVVALPPVLAGRISYEPALPAIRDGLTQRMIQGSVIKTMSIYPTPFWREQGFSGQATSADGPVSVVFDNSPPDGSPGVLLAFLEGKAARDAGDLSQPVRRQLVSDCLTRLFGAKAATPERYVEKVWAADEWARGCYGGYLPPGAWTSHGPALREAIGPLHWAGAETASEWAGYMEGAIQSGRRAATEILESGGGAR, encoded by the coding sequence GTGGAGTCTGTTGACACAGATGTCGCGGTTATCGGGGCAGGACTTGCTGGCCTCAGCGCCGCTCGGGCTCTGGAGGCCGCCGGGTTTGATGTGGCGGTCATTGAGGCCCGGGACCGGGTTGGGGGCCGGACCGTCAATGAGCCGATCGGGGATGGCAAGATCGTTGAACTCGGTGGTCAGTGGGTTGGTCCTGGCCAGGACCGGATCCTCGCGCTGATTCCTGAACTGGGTCTCGAGACCTTTCCGACCTTTGGTGAAGGCCGGAACCTGATCGAGCGGCGGGGCCGTGTGAAGGCCTACAGCGGGACGATCCCCAAGGTGAATCCCGTTGCGCTGGCCGAGGTCGGCATCGCTCTGAAGCGGATCGATCGCCTCGCGGCGAAGGTGGACCCAGGCCGGCCCTGGGAAAGCGAGCTCGCCCACCTCGACCGCATGACCTTCGACACCTGGATGCGCCGCCACGTGCGCACGGCCGCGGCGCGGGACCTGATGCGCCTGGCGATCGAAGCCGTGTGGGCAGCCGAGCCCGAGGACGTCTCGATGCTCCACATGCTCTTTTACGTCCGTTCGGCCGGCTCGCTCGATCTGCTGCTCGACACCGAGGGCGGCGCCCAGGATTCTCGCGTTCTCGGCGGTACCCAACTGATCTCCAAACGGCTTGCCGAAGGCCTCGCCCGGCCGGTCAGCCTGGAGTCGCCGGTCCGGCGGATCCTCTGGTCCGGCGACCGGATCATGGTCCTCGCCGACGGCCTCCAGGTGACCGCCGACGAAGTCGTTGTAGCACTGCCGCCGGTGCTGGCCGGCCGCATCAGCTACGAACCGGCCCTGCCGGCGATCCGGGACGGCTTGACCCAGCGCATGATCCAGGGCAGCGTGATCAAGACGATGTCGATCTACCCAACGCCCTTCTGGCGGGAGCAGGGCTTTTCCGGCCAGGCGACCAGCGCCGACGGACCGGTCTCGGTGGTCTTCGACAATTCGCCACCGGACGGCAGCCCGGGAGTACTTTTGGCCTTTCTCGAAGGCAAAGCGGCCCGCGACGCCGGCGACCTGTCGCAGCCGGTCCGCCGCCAGCTGGTGTCTGACTGCCTGACCCGGCTCTTCGGCGCCAAGGCGGCGACCCCCGAGCGATACGTGGAAAAAGTGTGGGCGGCCGACGAGTGGGCCCGTGGCTGTTACGGCGGCTACCTTCCGCCCGGTGCCTGGACGTCGCATGGTCCGGCGCTGCGCGAAGCGATCGGGCCGCTTCACTGGGCCGGAGCCGAGACAGCCAGCGAGTGGGCCGGGTACATGGAGGGGGCCATCCAGTCGGGTCGGCGGGCTGCCACTGAGATCCTCGAGTCAGGTGGCGGAGCCCGATGA